Sequence from the Populus nigra chromosome 17, ddPopNigr1.1, whole genome shotgun sequence genome:
CCGTCTAGAGCTTTGGCATTTTGTGATGTATTTAGTAAGATAGAGAATGATGACACAACTAATCCTCAACAAATGACCTTCTTTAGTCACAAAAAACGAGGAGAttgggaaagaaaaaacatgcttCGATGGGGACTTCTCTCCtactatatttatatattgatctcattaatttatatttatatttgctGGAATATGTATAATAATTGATTTACATTTACTATTATGAACGCTGCCgaagccaaattaaaaaaaaaacactattttactATGAGTTTTATCTTAAATTACTATAGATTATACTATTCATTTTACAAAAACATTCAGTTATCCATGTTCaagtaacaaaaataaattaatgaaagttCTACAAAACTGATTTGAAACTTTAATCTAATTGGAAAATATAGAATCAagctcaaaattgttttttttgaattgttctattttttggattgattttatagtgttttggggttaaaaatagatttacttGCATTtctagaatatatatttttgatggttttaagtgaaaataaattaaaattaagttttttttttaaaaagcactaAACCTAACTTTTCAAGCACCATTGATTGTTGAGATTTGAACTAAGTGATAATAGATTATTTCTCCAAGCGAACTTGTccgtcaatttaaaaaaaatatgagagcTATGTGTGTGAGCTTGGCATTGTAGACCCATGCTTCCCTGGACTTTAATTTTTGGGGCCAGCACGCGTCTCAATCCTTTTAGGTTAatacctgattttttttatattacctttttatttttttttattttgattcaaattcattataaataaaatattatgtaattttgccattattttgaaataagattatttgttttgataatgatattaacaattactttgtgaattatattatatactaGCCTAATATGAaacttttataagaaaatatgcttataaaataaaatatttattttgttgttttttaactatttttttacatgGGCACTGAAAATAACTGATATAATATCACTATTTACTccgattttatatatatatatatatatatatatatatatatatcccatcAATTAAATTTGAACGTTGAAAGAATATCCCAAATTCCTCTTGAATAATCTCGTTGCTTTGTGGGATTATTGCATAAACTCTGCATTTGCCGCATGAGATCTACATGCTCAAATTCAAACTCTTCTGATTTgggtttttgcttctttttttttttttttcgtgaaAAACCAGCGATCTTTTAACGTCAGTGAAGACGATCTCTCATGGAAATAAATCAGTAACAGAGGAGAGGACTGCGCTCTGTAATGGCTCCCACCTACAGCCGCCAATAAGGTTTCTTGTCTTATTTCTAGAAGACGAACCTTTTCTAAAAGTTGCCTTCCCCGGTAAGGACAACAGAATTAGGCCAatgtgcttctttttttttaaatagataggAGTATTATTAtagctaataaaaaataatatcattttaatatattttcaaataaaaaaaataacttttataacATTTTCAAAATCCTCTGCCAGCAAAATTCGCTAAACGTTGCCCATAACATGAGAATCAAATGACAACAGCAAACATCCACCACAAGAAGAGAGAAACATTTCTTTCCTCCTATCGAAAAAGACTGTACGGTCGTTATCCAAGGCCCAAGGGAGAGGTACAGGCACCTAGATTTTCTCGGCTAAAACGTTTTATATACAAGTAGAAGGGGCAATGAAAAAGTGTCTCGCTACTTTATGATAAAATATGTAAAAGGTTTCtagattttcaattttcaaacaaGAGCAgtattgagaaaaaatcagtgaaGCCACGAGAGGGAGACCTCATGCTCATCTCTCCTATCCTTTACTCATTGTATTCAGTATTTGTACGTGTTTGGCTGGCATTTCCTTACCCTCTTCAGAGGGATTTGAAAGCTGAGAGACAGGGAAGAAAAGTAGCAAAAAATACACACAGCGCCCCCCTCCTCGGCACGAACTGCAGACATTTAACTATGAGTTTTTAGGCTAAAATAAATTGCCGATGCTTCTTTATAACCTTAACTTATTTGAATATAAAGCATTTAACTATGGTTTATCATGAATTAGTGACTCGTTGCTGTACAATTTGTTTATTACGCGTGCCATAAGCACACATGATTGATGGGTTCTAAATTGCTTGTTTCTCCTGCACAGACCAGGTTTCATATTTGTAATGATGTCATTAATAGGCAACTTTCTAAGGGTCCCAATTGAAAGGATACTGCGATAATTGGGCCAAAAAGGAGATACAGGAGAAGGGTTGGCACACTAAGAGAAATAACTGAAACTAACGAGGGCTTTCTAACAAAACAATGAAGACATTCGAAAATTTCGACCGTTGGGTCCGTTGCAGACAGACAAGACACAGGGTAACGGTTAAGTTCTtcggaaaagaaaaggaaaacaaaaaatactccCCCACTTACTTACGTGCAGTTATCTCTTTCAAAACTGCAAAGAGATTGAAGAAACCACCagacgaaaaagaaaaaaaagaagagcaaaCCCCACAAGATAAAGAAACAATGGGATGTGTTTCTTCAAAACTCTTCAAGAAAGAACTCCATCAACAAATCATATTCAACAATGGCGGCCAGTGTGTTGACCACGTGGTCTCTCTCACTTCTTCAACTTATGGTGCTCTCAAACTTGACTGCAACaatcaacatcaacaacaacCACCACTACAACAAGCACACAAACAAGAGCCCATCAAAGAAATTGTGGAAGAGAGTAAGAGATTGCAACAAATATCTCCAACAAAAGAAGATCCAGAGGTTGTTAACACTTGGGAGCTAATGGGAGATCTTGAAGAAGGAGTACCCGTTTCAAGTCAAACTAAGAGAAGTCCAAATTCGAGGGTTTTGCTTCGTGGGTTTGCTGATTTGGACCTTAGGAGTCCACTCAAATTCTTGAATCAAAGTGGGTCTCCAAGAAAGGCGAAAACTTATGGTGGCAAAGAAAATAAGGTAAAGAGATCATCAGATTTTAGCCCTAGACCGGTTTTAAAGGCCAACAATTCATCAGGGAATTCGTGCAAGGCAGTGTTGAGATTGAGTTATCCTGTGAAAGCGTCTCCAGTTGGGGCTAAAACAGAGAATCTTAGCAGAGAATCTGGATTCTCTCCGAGGAGGAAGAGTAGTTTTATTCCTCTGTTCGATCCAGAAATAGTTGCATTGTATGAGAAAGACTTGtccgaagaagaagaagaagaaatcgagAGGATAATTTTACCAAGTTCAAGAACCACAAAAGTAAAGAATTTGCGAGATTTGGAATCTATCCTTCAGTCTTTCGAACAAAAACGCCCGCCTGGAGGGGAAAATAAGGTCGTGATTTACACTACTACATTGAGAGGaattagaaaaacatttgaAGATTGCAACTCCGTAAGATCAATCATTGAGTCACATCATATTCATATTGTTGAAAGAGATGTTTCCATGGATTCGGGCTTTAAGGAAGAGTTAAGAGGGCTAATGGGTACGAATGAAGTCAAAGTTCCACTTGTGTTTGTTAAAGGGAGGTTGATTGGCGGTGCTGACCAAGTGGTAAAGTTGGAGGAGGAGGGAAAGTTGGAGATTCTGTTTGATGGAATCCCGAAAGGGCTCGCTGGAGGATGTGAAGGTTGTGCTGGGGTTAGGTTTGTGATGTGTGTGGAGTGTAATGGGAGCTGCAAGGTTTTGCACGAGAAGCAGAAGAAGATGGTTAGATGTGGTGAGTGCAATGAGAATGGGCTGATGCAATGCCCCATCTGTTGCTGTTGACAATGAGGTGTGTGTAGAATTTTATCTAACCTTTTGAATTGATCTTGAGATTGTGAGATTTTGGCCAGGCTTGGTTAATTCTTGTGACTATTCCTCGTCAGGAATTAACATAGATTTACCTCATGGTGTTTCGATCACTACTACAAAATAAGGCTATTAGCATCAGattttagcaacggataattccATTGCTAAATTTAGTAACAAATTTGCAacggattatatatatattat
This genomic interval carries:
- the LOC133677044 gene encoding uncharacterized protein At3g28850-like, giving the protein MGCVSSKLFKKELHQQIIFNNGGQCVDHVVSLTSSTYGALKLDCNNQHQQQPPLQQAHKQEPIKEIVEESKRLQQISPTKEDPEVVNTWELMGDLEEGVPVSSQTKRSPNSRVLLRGFADLDLRSPLKFLNQSGSPRKAKTYGGKENKVKRSSDFSPRPVLKANNSSGNSCKAVLRLSYPVKASPVGAKTENLSRESGFSPRRKSSFIPLFDPEIVALYEKDLSEEEEEEIERIILPSSRTTKVKNLRDLESILQSFEQKRPPGGENKVVIYTTTLRGIRKTFEDCNSVRSIIESHHIHIVERDVSMDSGFKEELRGLMGTNEVKVPLVFVKGRLIGGADQVVKLEEEGKLEILFDGIPKGLAGGCEGCAGVRFVMCVECNGSCKVLHEKQKKMVRCGECNENGLMQCPICCC